The following proteins are co-located in the Hevea brasiliensis isolate MT/VB/25A 57/8 chromosome 11, ASM3005281v1, whole genome shotgun sequence genome:
- the LOC131170723 gene encoding probable F-box protein At4g22030: protein MASLQTSGLLFSSSSSSTSSKRINAAISVPKLPKIRFPLPRNSIKEMILRGSFSNTVPLEKNAATTTIDEPFINSTAASAKEISQLYAILETVADRAEMHKNVGEQRDNWNKLLLNSINMITLTATTMAGVAATGGAGAPLLALRLSSTLFFTAATGMLFIMNKIQPSQLAEEQRNATKLFRQLQSQIQTTLALYDPAELDVKDAMDNVLALDKAYPLPLLGKMMEKFPAKFEPAVWWPKSHDFHRKSKRPGKNEWSEELEAEMREVIEVIKGKDTEDYMRLGNLALKINKILAISGPLLTGIAAAGSAFVGNGSWAAIVAVAAGALATTVNTFEHAGQVGMVVEMYRNCAGFFSLMEESIESALEETELERGEDGEMFEMKVALQLGRSLSELRELAQNSSSSRIYGIEVDEFASKLF, encoded by the coding sequence ATGGCTTCCCTACAAACTTCAGGTCTTCTATTCTCTTCCTCATCAAGTAGTACTTCTTCAAAAAGAATCAATGCTGCTATTTCTGTCCCTAAACTTCCTAAGATCCGTTTCCCACTACCTAGAAATTCGATTAAGGAAATGATTTTAAGAGGTTCCTTCTCAAACACCGTCCCATTAGAAAAGAATGCCGCTACCACAACAatagatgaacctttcatcaattCCACTGCTGCTTCTGCTAAGGAAATTTCCCAGCTTTATGCCATCTTAGAGACTGTTGCTGATAGGGCTGAGATGCATAAAAACGTTGGCGAGCAACGTGACAATTGGAATAAACTTCTTTTGAACTCCATTAACATGATCACTCTCACAGCTACAACCATGGCTGGTGTTGCAGCAACTGGTGGGGCAGGAGCTCCTCTTTTGGCATTGAGGCTGTCGTCAACACTCTTTTTCACTGCAGCCACAGGCATGTTATTTATAATGAACAAAATACAGCCCTCACAGCTTGCAGAAGAGCAACGTAATGCTACAAAATTGTTTAGGCAGCTTCAGAGCCAAATACAAACGACACTTGCTCTTTATGATCCTGCTGAGTTGGACGTGAAGGATGCAATGGACAATGTATTGGCTCTTGACAAAGCTTACCCACTTCCTTTGCTGGGGAAAATGATGGAAAAGTTTCCTGCAAAATTTGAGCCTGCTGTTTGGTGGCCCAAATCTCATGACTTCCATAGAAAAAGCAAAAGACCTGGAAAGAATGAATGGAGTGAGGAGCTGGAAGCGGAGATGAGGGAGGTTATTGAAGTGATAAAAGGAAAAGATACAGAAGATTATATGAGGCTAGGAAACTTGGCACTGAAGATAAACAAGATTTTAGCCATCTCAGGTCCATTGCTCACAGGCATTGCAGCTGCTGGGTCTGCATTTGTGGGTAACGGTTCTTGGGCGGCAATAGTTGCAGTGGCTGCAGGTGCATTAGCTACCACAGTTAATACGTTTGAGCATGCTGGCCAGGTTGGTATGGTGGTTGAAATGTATAGAAACTGCGCTGGATTCTTCTCACTTATGGAGGAATCAATTGAGTCTGCACTAGAGGAAACAGAATTGGAGAGAGGAGAAGATGGAGAAATGTTTGAAATGAAGGTGGCTTTGCAGCTTGGAAGAAGCTTATCAGAGCTTAGAGAACTTGCCCAAAATTCTTCATCTTCTCGTATATACGGAATCGAAGTAGATGAATTCGCTAGCAAACTCTTTTGA